TTCGATCAGCTGCCGGTAGCGGGCGTTGGACTCGACGGCGGTGCCGAAGCCCGCGTACTGGCGCATCGTCCACGGCCGGCCGGTGTACATCGACGGGTAGACACCCCGGGTGTACGGGTACGAGCCCGGCTCGCCGAGCCGCTCGGCCGGGTCCCAGCCGGCCAGTGCGCCGGGGCCGTAGACCGGCTCGACCGGCACACCGCTCTCCGTCCGCCGGATCGCGCCCTCGTCACCGCCGCTGCCGCCGTCGCTGCCGCCGTCGCCGGGCTCGGGTGCCATCGCTCCGCCTCCATCGCTCGCTCGCGCGCGGGGTGTCCGCCCCCGTACATCACATCTTGCGCGCGACCGACTCCCGCCGCCGTGCACGCGAGCGCATCACCGCGCGTGTCACCAGCGGCGGCAGGAGGTCGATGGCGACGCGGCGCGCCCGCGCCCGCGGCGACCGCCGGGCAGGCCGGGGGTCGGGCTCGGGCGCCGGAGGCTCCTCGTAGTACTTCGAGCGGGGGAACGGCGCCGCCTCCATGCCGCGCGACTTCAGCCGTACGAGCCGGTGGCCCGCGGCGTCCTGGACGCTGACGTCGCAGTCGGTGCGGCTGTCGGCCAGGGCGATCATGGCCTTGCGCAGCGGCTCGGGGTCGCCCCAGGTGGCGTACAGCTTCTGGGTGGTCAGACAGATCGGGCGCAGATCGCCGTCGAGCACCGCCTCCCAGGTGGCGAGGGCGACGCCCGGGGTGTGCTCGGAGCGGAAGTCGTCCAGGACGACGATGCCGCCGGGCAGCAGGATCTCGCGGGCCGCGACGATGTCGCCTCGGACGTGCTCGTACAGATGCGAGGCGTCGATGTGGACGAACCGGCACGAGCGCGGCTCGACCTCGCCGGGGACGATGGAACTGGGCCCGTGGAGCACGCGCGGGAGTGTGTCGTGGAAGGAGAGGTAGTTCCGTTCGAAGGCCTCGCGCGTCAGCGTCCGGTAGGACCGGGACGTCTCGGCGTTGTTCGCGGCGTCCGGGGCGTCGGACTCGAAGAGATCACAGACGGTGAAGCGGTCGCCGTCGCGCAGATGATGCCCGAGGAAGATCGCGCTCTTGCCCATGAAGACACCGAGTTCGAGCAGATCACCCGGCTCTCCGTGTTCCTCCTGGCGGTCGAGCAGTGTGCCGAAAATCAGCTGGTCGAGATTGGGGAACCAGCCTCGTACGTCGGCGAGTTCACCCGGACGCGGCTTGTCGTCGTGAACGGTCGTCATGGCGATATGAACCTTCGGTGGTCGGGGCGCGCTTCTCCTGGACTCCGGTTGGTCATTTCCGGTTTCGCATGGTTGCGCGCGACCGCGTCGGTCAGGAAGGCTCATCGGTCGAGACATGCTTTTCTTTCGCGGACCGGCAATGTGAAATTCACCTGCCGGTAAGTTTTCCGCGAGAGCGGGGTCATCAGGGCAACCGGAACGGGCTCTGAGTTGTCTCAGTAGATGCATGCCGGCACAGCCGGCTCGGAGATACTCGCCATCGGACAGCTCAGTGGCAGACAGGGGGACCACACGTGCCCAGACCATCAACGCGGCCCGGGACTCCGGCGCGGACAGGCCCGCGCCGGCCGCGCACGGCCGCGCTGCGCGCCGTGCTCGCCACCGGTGCCGTGCTCGCTGTCACCGTCGGCTGCTCGGCCCAGGCGGTGACCGATCCGGCTGGTGCCGCCGACGACAAGCCGGGCAGCGGCAGCGGCGTCACGATCGAGCCCGCGGGGCCAGCGTCGAGCAGTCCCTCGGCGAAGCCGGCCGCCGCGTCGAAACCGCCGGTCACCCCGTCCGCCGAGCCGTCGAAGAGCGCGAGCGAGAAGCCCGCGCCGCCGAAGCCCGAGCCGGCGAAGCCGAAGATCGTTCTGGCGAGCGGCGCCGAGGGCGACCAGGTACGTGAACTCCAGGCCAGGCTCCGGCAGATCGCCCACTTCAACCGCGCCCCCACCGGCTATTACGGCTCGGTCACCGCGTCCGCCGTGACGTCGTTCCAGGCCAAGCGCGGGCTGCCGCTCACCGGCACGACCGACACCGTCACCTGGGAGCGGCTGCTCGGGATGACGAGGAAGCCGACGGCGGCCGAGCTGCGCCCGCCGGCCGTGGAGAAGCCGGCACCCAAGCCGGACCCGAGGTGTATGACGGGCCGGGTGATGTGCATCAGCAAGACGAGCCGGTCGCTGTCCTGGATGATCGACGGCAAGGTGATGTCGACGATGGACGTCCGGTTCGGCTCGCAGTACACGCCGACCCGCGAGGGCACGTTCAAGGTGGGCTGGAAGTCCCGGCACCATGTCTCGACGATCTACGACACCCCGATGCCGTACGCGATGTTCTTCAGCGGCGGCCAGGCGGTGCACTACTCGGCGGACTTCGCGGCCAGGGGCTACAGCGGGGCCTCGCACGGATGCGTCAACGTACGGGACGAGAAGAAGCTCGCGTCACTCTTCGACCAGGTCCGGACCGGCGACAAGGTCGTCGTCTACTGGTGAGGGTGACGGCGGAGCTGAGGGATTGAGAGGCGCGGGCGGGACCGGGGGAACGTATCCCGCCCGCGCCAATTGTGCGTCGAGCCGAAGGTACGGGGGGAACCCCGGCTCAGACGCGGCCGATGACCAGTCGGCTCACTCTTTACTGCGCCACGGGGCAGAAAAACGTCACACCGGTGTCTCGGGGGCCGATCCTGGCCGAAAATCGAGGAAAGCGCGGGCGGTTCGGGTGGATGCGGGCGCGATGACCGGAATGGGTTTCGCGAGCGGATGACGGG
The nucleotide sequence above comes from Streptomyces sp. NBC_01716. Encoded proteins:
- a CDS encoding class I SAM-dependent methyltransferase, with translation MTTVHDDKPRPGELADVRGWFPNLDQLIFGTLLDRQEEHGEPGDLLELGVFMGKSAIFLGHHLRDGDRFTVCDLFESDAPDAANNAETSRSYRTLTREAFERNYLSFHDTLPRVLHGPSSIVPGEVEPRSCRFVHIDASHLYEHVRGDIVAAREILLPGGIVVLDDFRSEHTPGVALATWEAVLDGDLRPICLTTQKLYATWGDPEPLRKAMIALADSRTDCDVSVQDAAGHRLVRLKSRGMEAAPFPRSKYYEEPPAPEPDPRPARRSPRARARRVAIDLLPPLVTRAVMRSRARRRESVARKM
- a CDS encoding L,D-transpeptidase family protein, yielding MPRPSTRPGTPARTGPRRPRTAALRAVLATGAVLAVTVGCSAQAVTDPAGAADDKPGSGSGVTIEPAGPASSSPSAKPAAASKPPVTPSAEPSKSASEKPAPPKPEPAKPKIVLASGAEGDQVRELQARLRQIAHFNRAPTGYYGSVTASAVTSFQAKRGLPLTGTTDTVTWERLLGMTRKPTAAELRPPAVEKPAPKPDPRCMTGRVMCISKTSRSLSWMIDGKVMSTMDVRFGSQYTPTREGTFKVGWKSRHHVSTIYDTPMPYAMFFSGGQAVHYSADFAARGYSGASHGCVNVRDEKKLASLFDQVRTGDKVVVYW